The stretch of DNA GGTGCTGTGCGGACAGGTGAGGCAGCAGCTGAGGCAATTCAGTCGCTTCTATTAGCCGGATCGTCTCAATAAAAAATTGAGTTGAGCTTAGTCTAAAGTTTACGCGATCGCTAGCTATTCATTAAGGAAACAAGCGATTGCAAGTCTGGTACTTCTAAATTTGGTTGACTACTCTTGGGTAAATGAGTGCTATCTTGCGCGTTGCGATTTACCCAGACTGTTGTTAATCCCAGCGATCGCGCTGGAACGATATCGTGATACAAACTGGCGGCAACGTGTAAGATTTGCTCTTGTGGGATGCCGATTCTAGAAAATGCCAGCTTGAAATTATTTAAGGAAGGTTTGTAGCTTTTTGCTTGTTCGGCTGTAATAATCTCATCAAATTCAACTTTTAAGTGCTTCGCAGTCGCTGCAAAGAGATCGTCATCTATATTAGAAATAATGACTAACTTATACTTCTGTTTAAGCCACTGAAGTGCTTCTACCGTGTCAGGAAAAGGTTGCCAATTTTGTAGCGATTCAGGAAGTGATTCTATTTGAGTTGCCGTTGGTGTAAAACCAAAGCGATCGCCAAACTTTTGTACGCCTTTTTGCAAAACTTCTCGATATTTAATATAATCCTCTTGCTGAATTCCTGGTTCAACTTCAGCATAATAATTAATAATTTCACGGTCATTAACTTTTACATCATGAGCCGATAGAATGGGCTTCAATGCACCTAAAATACCGCTTTCCCAATCGATTAGAGTCCCGTAGCAATCAAAAGTTAAAGCTTGATAATTATTAAAATCAATCATCTTTCTGTTCCAAGGCATTTAAATGTGCTATTAACGCTTGACCATCACCGTTGTGTTCTTGAGCAATTTGCTCTGCAACTTCAGCATTACCTGAACAAATCGCGTCAACTAAACTTTCGTGTTGCAATCTAATTTCATCTAGATCTGGATGAATCGCATTGCAAGACACGATATATAATCTAATTTGTTGTTCGACAATTTTGTATTGTTGCTGCAAGCGTTGGTGTTCTGAAAGTTCAATAATAGTTTTATGCAGCGCAAAGTCTGTATCTGCTAACTCTTGCCATTTTCCGAGTTTTGCAGCTTTGACTAATTGCTGTAGTTTAGTATGCAAAATCTTTGTTTTAGCAGGTGTAATTGATTCAGCAAGTAGTTTTGCAGCTAATCCTTCTAAAGCATTGCGTAGCGTATAAAGTTCCCAAGCATCGCGCGAACTTAATCCAGAAACTGCACAACCACGATACGGAAATTGTTCGACTAAACCTTCGTACGTTAACTGTTGTAGTGCGGCGCGAATCGTACCGCGACTTAAATTTAATCGTTCAGATAATTCAATTTCTAACAACCGCGAACCTGGTGGAAGAACACCACTGAGAATTTCTTCACGAATCGCATCCGCAGCTTGTACTTCAAGACTGCGATGAACAATTGTAAGTTGCGATCGCCTCTTCATAGAGAATGTACTGGGAGCAGCATTAAGCAATAGTCTATGAAGAAAATTGTAGATTGTCAACAATCTACAATGCTAAAGTGAACAAGAGCTAATCTCGTGCATGCAAGATGTCTTTAACTTCTAGCCCATCACTCCGTACTGAATTGAGGGAGTTTCTGCGACTCGCAATCCCCTTGGCAAGCGCTCAAGTTGCGCAATCAGCAACAGGGTTTGTCGATACTGTGATTATGGGCAGATTAGGACAAGAAACCTTAGCCGCGGGAGGACTTGCGGCAATTACCTTCACTGCGCTACTCAATACGGCAAGTGGTGTTGTCATCGGAGTTAGCCCTTTAGTGGCGGAAGCTTACGGCGCAGGAAACAAAGCACGAGTTCAACAAGTGGCGCGTCAAGGGCTATGGCTGTCATTGATACTTGCAATTCCTGTAATGATCTTCCTCAGCAACATCGATACGCTGATGCGTCAGTTTGGACAACAAGCAACAACAGTAGCGCTAGCAAAGACATATATAGATATCATGCTTTGGGGTTTATTCCCTGCTTTAGCGTTTGCAACGTTGCGTAGTGTTGTTTCAGGGCTTTCGCATGCACGTCCAGTCATGCTCATTGTTATTGGCGGTACGCTGTTTAATATTGCAGGTAACTATGTTTTAGGGTTTGGTAAATTAGGGTTTCCCGCACTGGGGCTACAGGGGCTTGCTTGGGCAAGTATTGTCTCGCTTTGGGGAATGTTTTTATCGCTCGTTGCTTACACGTTGAGACACCCGAAAATTAAAACTTATCGCTTGTTTGAAAATTTACATCAGTTGAAGTTGCGCATCTTTTGGGAATTGGTGTTAATTGGCGTACCAATTGGGGTATCTGCGGCGTTAGAAACCGGACTCTTTACAGTTGTCACTTATTTGATGGGTGCATTAGGAACTGAAGTACTCGCTGCGCATCAAATCATCTTGCAAACCATTATCGTCATCTTCATGGTACCGCTAGGAATGTCGTTTGCGACAACGATTCGCGTTGGACAGTGGAGTGGACAGCAAAATTATACTGCGGCAAGACTAGCAGGTTATGTGGGGATAACGAGTGGAGTGGTATTTATGACATTTATGGCGATCGCACTTTTGACATTTCCCCAGCAAGTTATAGGGTTATATATCGATGTCCGCGCGCCAGAAAATGCCTCACTATTGACGATCGTCATGCCCATGCTAGCGATCGCGGCTGTCGCTCAAATTATTGATGGCATGCAGAAAACAGCATCCGGCGCACTTTATGGACTCAAAGATACGCGCGTACCAATGTTGATTAGCTTCTGTACCTTCTGGGGAGTTGGCTTAACCACTGGCTACCTACTTGGATTTCATTTTGGTTTGGGTGGTACGGGATTGTGGTTAGGACAATCAATTGGCGTGGCGATCGCTGCTGGAGTTTTCGTATGGCGCTTTCATCAACTTAGTTTGTCTAAAAGTTGGTGATTGGTAATTGGTAATTGGTAATTGGTAATCGGTAATTAGTGATATTCAACTCAAAACTCATAACTCAAAACTGATCGCTAACTACTAGTCACTAGCCATTCATAACTCAAAACTGGTCGCTAACTACTAGTCACTAGCCACTCAAAACTCATAACTCATAACTTCTAAGTAAGCGCCGCTTTTCCTGTCCATCCTGCAAGGTTAGCAATCACAGCAACTAACTCAGTAGGATTTACAGGTTTGGCTATATGCATTTGAAATCCTGCTGCTAGGGCACGGGTGCGGTCTTCTACTCTGGCGTAGGCTGTTAAAGCAACAGCCGGAATTTTACCACCATTTTGTGCTTCCATCGCTCGGATGCGGCGGATGAGACTGTAGCCATCTTCCCCAGGCATACCAATATCACTAACTAAAATATCCGGTTGAAACTGTTCAATGGCGGCGATCGCTTCTGCAACCGACGCTGCTGTTTTTACGAGGGCTTGACATTCTTGAAGTACTGTTGCGAGTAAATCGCGTGCATCCGCCTCATCATCAACGACAAGAATTTTTAAATTACTCAATACTGGGGCATAATCAAAAGAAACGTCACCGCCTACTGTCGGATGGACTCGTTCTGATTCATTTGTCTTTAAAACAACTGTGAGCGGTAATTGCACCACAAAAGTTGCTCCTTGCCCTTCACCAGGGCTTTGTGCTTGCACAGTACCGCCATGCAGTTCGACTAAATGACGCACGATCGCTAATCCCAAACCTAAACCACCATGCGATCGCGTGTGCGTACTATCAGCTTGTCGAAAGCGCTCAAAAATATACGGTAGAAAATCAGCGCTAATGCCTTTTCCTGTATCACTAACAATAATTTCAACGTGCGAGTTAACTCGCTCTAGTCGCACTTGCACCCGCCCGCCCTTTGGCGTAAACTTAATCGCATTCGATAATAAATTCCACACGACTTGCTGTAAGCGATCCGAATCTCCCGAAACCGGACCTGCTGAGGGATCGAGTACACTTTGAATCCGCACTTGCTTGGCATCAGCCGCTGGGCGTACAGTATCAATTGCTGCCTCAATCACCGGAACAAGCTCAATCGGGCGAACGTGTAAGCGCAGTTTCCCAGTAATAATTCGCGAAATATCCAGCAGATCTTCGATTAAGTTTGCTTGACCTCTGGCGTTACGCTCAATCGCTTCTAGCGCCCGCGATCGCGTTGCTTCGTTTAGCTTCTGGCTGCGGAGAAGTTGCGACCATCCTAACATGGCATTGAGCGGGGTACGCAACTCATGCGAAAGCATCGACAGAAACTCATCTTTGGCGCGATTTGCTGCTTCTGCAATTGCACGGGCTTCTTGTTCGCGTACGAGTAACTCATCTTTCAACTTGTTGGCAGCTTCTAGCTGCGCAGTGCGATCGCTTACTCGTTGTTCGAGTTCCAGATTCAAAGTGCGAATTTGTGCTTCCGCCCGTTCGCGTTCAGCAATTTGATTGCGTAACTCTAAGTTAGCTGCTTCAAGCTCGGCTGGACTTGGCAAGGCTAAAGCCTGCGGTACTAGCGGCACAAGCAATACAGCAGTATAAACAGAAACAACAGCTGTTAAAAGTTTAATTGTTCCTGACAACCAGTAATGAGGATACCATAGCGTCCAGATTCCCATTAAGTGAGTGGTTCCGCACGCCACAATAAAAGCACCAAACAACAGAAAGATCCAGTTAAAAGGTAAATCTTTCCGCTGGCGAACAAAATAGAACAGCGTCAAGGGAATTGAGTAGTAAGCAAGCGCAATCAGTGAGTCTGAGAAGATATGTAGCCCTACTAATTCTGGTTTCCAAAGATAGCAGTGTCCGTGAGGAATAAACGCCTCAACGATAGTTTGCTGAGCAAATCCGCTCAGATGTCCTAGCTCACCATGCAAAAATTCTAACGTCAAACTGTTCATCTTTATTTATTATTGAGCCATCCCACGCGTGCGGAAAGATTTAGGTTCATTCAACCTTGAGAGATCATTTCAGCCCGATTCAATCATTATGATATTTAATTCACGAGCATATGTTTCGAAAAACAAAAAATGAGTAGCGGTATCTACTCGCTAGCTTTCGTGCAGTTTTTAGAAAGAATAACTGACTCCCACCGAAGCACCCACTTGTGTTGTATCCAGAAAACCAGCATCAACGCTGATACTTGCACCAAAAGCATCCGCGATCGGTATATCTAAACCGACAGTTGCCATCGGAGCCACTTGTCCATTGTCTCCTGTTGTAATGACAATACCACCACCAATATAAGGAGTCACGCTATCTTCGATGTCTGTGTCTGCGCCTGTTGGAAAATCGATCGTTAAAGGAACAGTAATATTTGGGTCAGACGTTAAACCGACCGAAGGACGCACTGAAAGCGAGTCAGTCAAGCCAATTCTACTATTAATTGAGAAGCTACTTTCGCCCATGGCGGTATCTCCAGTAATGCCAACGTTACCACTAACACCAATCGAGAAGCGCGATCGCCCATTTGTATCACCTGTTAACGGCTGTAAGCCTTGAGCAATGACTAAAGGTTCCGCTTGTTGCGGATTTGCAGTGATGCTTTGAGCTTGTACCGTTCCACCGAATCCAACGGTTAAGATTGTGCATCCGGTTGCAGCAACATACTTGAACATGAGTTCGCCCTGGTGAAATGTATTACAGAAAAACAGCTAATCGCTAATCACTACTAGCTATCAAGTAATATTTATTACTTTTCTATCTAAGCTAGCGATATCACATACTTATACTGCATCTGATAAAACGCTCATCATACTAAAGGTTGAAATAGCAAAGCTTAAAAAGCTGTCAATTGCTGTAAGTAGGTTAAAAGTGGACTTTTAATAGGCAAAATATTTTTGTAAATTTGCATTTCCTGAGGAATTTGCTGAATTACTGCGGCTAGTTGCGATGCGATTTGGCGATCGCGCACAATTGACTTTAATGCATACACGTAAGTACGAATCGTAAATAAGATACCACCACTTTTAGGCAACCGTCGCAGAGTTTGTCGCTCGACTCTTAGCCACAATTTCTCCCCAGCATTCTCAGCAGTAATATCCTCACCAAATGCTGCACAACCATGCGGCTGGGTGAGAAACAACTCAGGAGAGTCAACAATACCCCAGTTAAGACGATATCCAGGAAACTCTGGTTTGAGGCGATCGAAGAATTTATTCACAGGTTGCTCTAGCTTTTGGGCATAACCAGGAACCGGATCGTGAATCTGCATTAGCGGACGTCCCAACTTTTCTGACAAGCGCCACCGTGCTGGAAAGCAAACTGAACCTGCTGTCAAGATATATTCACTGTCGTTGCGTTGCATTAAACATAAATCTTCTTGAACCAAACGTCCAGCTAAATCGAGTGAATTTTTAGTAAAATCACGTAAATTCCAAATTTGGTTGGTAACTTTATTAACTATATGGTCGTCTTGCTGCTGATAATAGTTGGGGAAATACTGCAATAAATGCTCTAATATAAGCTCTAATACTTCCTGTTGTCCTGCTTCACTTTCGGGAAGACAGCCAAACACATCTGAGTATTGTTCTCTATGTAACTTATCTTTGTAGTTCAATTCTTTAGCAAAGTCTTCATCAATCTCAATCCAGTGTTGCAACTGTAGAGGCTTCAGCCCCATTGCCATTCGCCATTGCCCATCTGCAAAGGGTAAATAAAGAGGTTTCACCTAATACTTCTCCCTCGAATATCGCCACACCTACTAAAGTTTAATAAAGTCTGCTTAACGATTGTTATTAACGTGCCAAGCAGTTCAAGAATATGCTGAGGCAATATTTGCAGAGGCTTGGATTTTCAATGTATGAAATTGTTATGGATGTGAGATTCATTATGCGATTGATGATTGATAGCAAGTATCAGCGTCAAGGCTGTGGACAAGCTACTATGATTGAGGTCATTCGTCCCCTCAAGCTGTGTCTTGATGTTGAAATCATTGCGACTAGTTATCGAAAAGAGAATGATGCAGCTGCAAGGCTTTATCAGATAAAATTTCGGTAATGGGATGTTTTTTATGCGCGATCGCACCCAACAGAGGTATACGTAAAACTTGAAGAATATTCAGGCTAATTTCTGTTACTACGGCAAACAATCGAGATAATTTTCGACATCCCAGTTACTAACTGTTGATAAAAATCGCTCCCACTCGTCGCGCTTGTACCAAGTGTAAACTTGATACATCTCTCCAGGTAACGCAGATTTAATCACCTCATCCGCCGCTAAACGATCTAACGCTTCACCCAAAGACATCGGTAATTTCTTCACTTGTTTACCAGCTTCCATCGCCTCATACAAATTGCGATGTTCAGGTTCTCCTGGATCGAGGTTGCGTTTGATACCATCATCAAAGGCTTTCAGCAGTGCAGCTGCCATGAGATACGGATTCACCATCGAATCCACCGCGCGATACTCAAATCTTCCTGGTGCAGAAACTCGTAACCCACACGTGCGATTTTGATAGCCCCAATCTGCATAGACAGGTGCCCACAAGCCAGTATCCCACAATCGTCGGTAAGAGTTTACTGTCGAACAACCGATTGCAGTCAAAGCCCCCAAATGTTCAATGACACCACCAATACAATTTAAACCAATCGCCCCAGGCAAATGCGACGATTGTGATGGTAGAAAAGTATTTTCTCCACCTTTGTAGTATTGAAAAGTTCCTGCCATTCCTGGTAGCGTTTCATAACCAAAATCTTTCACGATCGCTTCTCCACCACGCCATAAAGATAAATTGTGATGGCAACCCGAAGCCGAGACACCCATGAAAGGTTTTGTCATGAAGCAAGCAATGAGATTATACTCTCGTGCCACTTGAGCGCAGATTTGACGATATGTTGTGAGGCGATCGCACGTTCTCAATGCATCATCAAACATAAAATTGAGTTCTAATTGCCCTGGTGCATCTTCATGATCGCCCTGAATCATATCTAATCCCATTGCCCGACTGTATTCTATGACCTTTAAGAACACGGGGCGCAATTCTTCAAACTGATCGATATGGTAGCAATTTGGTTTCGTAACTCCACCATCAAGTTTTCCATCCGCACCTTTTTTCAACCACATCATTTCCGGTTCGCAACCATGACGCAGATGCAATCCATCGTGTTCTTGTTGAAACTGCGCGTGAATTCGACGTAAATTTCCGCGACAATCTGACGTTAGATATGCACCAGGATTGTTTGGTTCTTCGCGGTTGCGAAAACACGTACAAAAAACTCGTGCAACACGCTTATCCCAGGGTAATTGACAAAACGTTTCCGGATCGGGAATTGCCACAAGTTCTGAAGCTTCCGGACCATAACCAATATAATTGCGGTGGCGATCGAGGTATAAATTAGCCGTTGCACCGTAAACTAACTGAAAACCATTTTGGGCGATCGCTTCCCAGTGTTCCGCAGGGACACCTTTACCAACAATGCGACCTGTGACGGAAACAAATTGATAATATATGTACTGAATCTTAAGTTCATTGATCTTTGCTCGTACTTGCTTTACCAGTTCCGCACGACCTTCAGCATCAACATAAGCTTCCAAATCGGTCAGCGCTTCGACTCGTGTTAAGGTGCCAGTCACTGCCATGACTCCTAATACGCTTTTTTGTAGTAAAGCAATCTTGTTATAACAAGGCTGTATCTAGAGATACTTTCACTACTAGTTTCCGAATAGGTATCAAAATCGTTATCAAAAGACTCAAATTGAAAGTATTAAATAGAATTCTTCATAACTCATATGCTAAGGTTAGCAAGACTGCTTGTTCCAACTGAGTTACTGTTTCTGGAGCTAGTTGTCCTAAGCTCCGAATGAGATGGCTTTACTTCACCACGCTTCTGCTGGTTGGTCATTGTCGATCTTCTCGATCAAGCATTGCGGTATAATCACTTATTCCAACTTCGGCAAGCGCACGGTCTTCTTCTGCAAACTCAGTAGCAAGGGTTACTAACTGAGCAGGATCAAGCACAACATGGCGGCGTTTATCTCGAAACTTTAGGAATGCGATGAAGTCAGCTACTTGTTGCAGTTGTTCCTCTGTAAGTTGATCGAGGTCTTGCTTAAGAGCCTCACTGCTGATTGACATAATAATAAAACAAAATGATTATATTACTTTTAGTATAAGTTTATACTAATACAACTTTGATTAAATGTATGTCTTAACTAATTAAAACACGGCGAAAATAACCAGAATCTGAACCTACTGAATCAGCTAAGTTCGCTTACCAAATTTCTTCTCAATATACTACTATTCGTCATATCGCAAAGATACAAATTGCATCTTTGCTAACACGGAATTTAGCTCAGAATATTCTTTAGCATAAACTTGATTCAGCTTCTCTAAAATTTGATGACGGTTATATTTTTGTACATATGGTTGCAACGCTTTCGTATAAAGTTCATTGCGTGATAAACTTAGCTGTGCAGCCAGTGCTTCGGCTGCTTCAAAAACTGAATTTGGTAGAGATATAGCAGTCTTCATCGTGGTTTCAATCGTAATTACTCACAGTTTGTTAATATTTTGAGTACATAAAACAGGTATGGAACCATGAGCAAGGCATCTCGAACGAATTCTCCACGCAAGGTACTGTTATATCCTGGCGAGGATGGTTACTTTGTTGTTGAAGTACCTAGTTTGCCTGGATGCATCACTCAGGGAAAGACTCGTGAAGAGGCTCTTACCAATGCTGAAGAAGCCATTACTCTTTATATCGAAGTTTTGCAAGAGCGAGGTGAAACGATTCCAGATGATCTAGTTGAAGTTGTGCTGGTATGAGCAAACTGCCTGTCATCTCAGGTGCAGAATGTGTTAAAGCACTTAAGCAAATAGGTTTTGTAGTAGAGCGTCAGCGAGGAAGCCACATTATTCTGATACGTGAAGATCCTAGAACAACTGTTTCTGTACCAGACCATAAAGAACTTGATCGAGGAACTTTGCGGGCAATTATTTGGCAAGTTGGTTTGAGCGTTGATGAGTTTGTTGCCCTTTTATAAAAATGGTCAATGTAGATGAAGATCTCAGTACAGAAGGAATGTGTTACAGAAAGCACCTACTCCGAAAGTTGCCAAACAAGCTTCCTGATTAATGGCATTCACAGCATATTTTTCGGTATTGCTCGCGTTTAAGCAATGGATAAGAGTGAGATAGAGCATCGCAACCATGTACTTCGAAGATATTTCAGCGGGCGAGACTGGGATAGAAACAATAAATACACTCTCAAGCGCCAACTTGTTCTAAGCAGTCATCAACTACTACCTAATTATCCGTATGTGATTGAAGATGAATGGGAAGTAGAAGCAGGTCGAACTGACAAAGGACGCGGAGATTTGGTATTTACTGATGGCACTGGCTGTTTTGCTGTTGTTGAGGTAAAGTGGATTGACTTTGAAGGGGTAGGCACGAACTGGAACAACAAAGAGGGCGAGTAACCGCAAAAAACGACAAATGGTTGAAAAACAGGCTGTCAATTACGCCAATGTCTATGCAGAACTAGCCCTTGGAAAACTGAATACTGTGAAGCATGTAAAGGCATTCGTATTCACAAATGAGTATGCTCAACCTATATTTATTACAAACAAAGAGCTTTAAAGTACGTCGCAGTTTAGGTGTAAATCCGCTTTCATCAGCAGTACAGTTTCGTCCTACGAGTGCGGGATATATCTACGGACGTTATT from Chroococcidiopsis sp. TS-821 encodes:
- a CDS encoding glutamine synthetase family protein; the protein is MTDLEAYVDAEGRAELVKQVRAKINELKIQYIYYQFVSVTGRIVGKGVPAEHWEAIAQNGFQLVYGATANLYLDRHRNYIGYGPEASELVAIPDPETFCQLPWDKRVARVFCTCFRNREEPNNPGAYLTSDCRGNLRRIHAQFQQEHDGLHLRHGCEPEMMWLKKGADGKLDGGVTKPNCYHIDQFEELRPVFLKVIEYSRAMGLDMIQGDHEDAPGQLELNFMFDDALRTCDRLTTYRQICAQVAREYNLIACFMTKPFMGVSASGCHHNLSLWRGGEAIVKDFGYETLPGMAGTFQYYKGGENTFLPSQSSHLPGAIGLNCIGGVIEHLGALTAIGCSTVNSYRRLWDTGLWAPVYADWGYQNRTCGLRVSAPGRFEYRAVDSMVNPYLMAAALLKAFDDGIKRNLDPGEPEHRNLYEAMEAGKQVKKLPMSLGEALDRLAADEVIKSALPGEMYQVYTWYKRDEWERFLSTVSNWDVENYLDCLP
- a CDS encoding MATE family efflux transporter, which encodes MSLTSSPSLRTELREFLRLAIPLASAQVAQSATGFVDTVIMGRLGQETLAAGGLAAITFTALLNTASGVVIGVSPLVAEAYGAGNKARVQQVARQGLWLSLILAIPVMIFLSNIDTLMRQFGQQATTVALAKTYIDIMLWGLFPALAFATLRSVVSGLSHARPVMLIVIGGTLFNIAGNYVLGFGKLGFPALGLQGLAWASIVSLWGMFLSLVAYTLRHPKIKTYRLFENLHQLKLRIFWELVLIGVPIGVSAALETGLFTVVTYLMGALGTEVLAAHQIILQTIIVIFMVPLGMSFATTIRVGQWSGQQNYTAARLAGYVGITSGVVFMTFMAIALLTFPQQVIGLYIDVRAPENASLLTIVMPMLAIAAVAQIIDGMQKTASGALYGLKDTRVPMLISFCTFWGVGLTTGYLLGFHFGLGGTGLWLGQSIGVAIAAGVFVWRFHQLSLSKSW
- a CDS encoding DUF3445 domain-containing protein; its protein translation is MKPLYLPFADGQWRMAMGLKPLQLQHWIEIDEDFAKELNYKDKLHREQYSDVFGCLPESEAGQQEVLELILEHLLQYFPNYYQQQDDHIVNKVTNQIWNLRDFTKNSLDLAGRLVQEDLCLMQRNDSEYILTAGSVCFPARWRLSEKLGRPLMQIHDPVPGYAQKLEQPVNKFFDRLKPEFPGYRLNWGIVDSPELFLTQPHGCAAFGEDITAENAGEKLWLRVERQTLRRLPKSGGILFTIRTYVYALKSIVRDRQIASQLAAVIQQIPQEMQIYKNILPIKSPLLTYLQQLTAF
- a CDS encoding GntR family transcriptional regulator; protein product: MKRRSQLTIVHRSLEVQAADAIREEILSGVLPPGSRLLEIELSERLNLSRGTIRAALQQLTYEGLVEQFPYRGCAVSGLSSRDAWELYTLRNALEGLAAKLLAESITPAKTKILHTKLQQLVKAAKLGKWQELADTDFALHKTIIELSEHQRLQQQYKIVEQQIRLYIVSCNAIHPDLDEIRLQHESLVDAICSGNAEVAEQIAQEHNGDGQALIAHLNALEQKDD
- a CDS encoding type II toxin-antitoxin system HicB family antitoxin; this translates as MSKASRTNSPRKVLLYPGEDGYFVVEVPSLPGCITQGKTREEALTNAEEAITLYIEVLQERGETIPDDLVEVVLV
- a CDS encoding type II toxin-antitoxin system HicA family toxin gives rise to the protein MSKLPVISGAECVKALKQIGFVVERQRGSHIILIREDPRTTVSVPDHKELDRGTLRAIIWQVGLSVDEFVALL
- a CDS encoding GNAT family N-acetyltransferase, which translates into the protein MYEIVMDVRFIMRLMIDSKYQRQGCGQATMIEVIRPLKLCLDVEIIATSYRKENDAAARLYQIKFR
- a CDS encoding ATP-binding protein, which produces MNSLTLEFLHGELGHLSGFAQQTIVEAFIPHGHCYLWKPELVGLHIFSDSLIALAYYSIPLTLFYFVRQRKDLPFNWIFLLFGAFIVACGTTHLMGIWTLWYPHYWLSGTIKLLTAVVSVYTAVLLVPLVPQALALPSPAELEAANLELRNQIAERERAEAQIRTLNLELEQRVSDRTAQLEAANKLKDELLVREQEARAIAEAANRAKDEFLSMLSHELRTPLNAMLGWSQLLRSQKLNEATRSRALEAIERNARGQANLIEDLLDISRIITGKLRLHVRPIELVPVIEAAIDTVRPAADAKQVRIQSVLDPSAGPVSGDSDRLQQVVWNLLSNAIKFTPKGGRVQVRLERVNSHVEIIVSDTGKGISADFLPYIFERFRQADSTHTRSHGGLGLGLAIVRHLVELHGGTVQAQSPGEGQGATFVVQLPLTVVLKTNESERVHPTVGGDVSFDYAPVLSNLKILVVDDEADARDLLATVLQECQALVKTAASVAEAIAAIEQFQPDILVSDIGMPGEDGYSLIRRIRAMEAQNGGKIPAVALTAYARVEDRTRALAAGFQMHIAKPVNPTELVAVIANLAGWTGKAALT
- a CDS encoding haloacid dehalogenase type II, with amino-acid sequence MIDFNNYQALTFDCYGTLIDWESGILGALKPILSAHDVKVNDREIINYYAEVEPGIQQEDYIKYREVLQKGVQKFGDRFGFTPTATQIESLPESLQNWQPFPDTVEALQWLKQKYKLVIISNIDDDLFAATAKHLKVEFDEIITAEQAKSYKPSLNNFKLAFSRIGIPQEQILHVAASLYHDIVPARSLGLTTVWVNRNAQDSTHLPKSSQPNLEVPDLQSLVSLMNS